A DNA window from Helianthus annuus cultivar XRQ/B chromosome 15, HanXRQr2.0-SUNRISE, whole genome shotgun sequence contains the following coding sequences:
- the LOC110912835 gene encoding purple acid phosphatase 18, with protein sequence MLLKILLPLMTATVLITADYVRPPPRKTLHFPLDHKSSSHPQQVHISLAGNKHIRVSWITSDSSSPSLVEYGTSPGKYNFKGHGDATSYSYLLYSSGSIHHTVIGPLEHNTVYYYRCGGQGPEQSFKTPPTEFPITFAVAGDLGQTGWTKSTLDHIKLCEYDVHLLPGDLSYADYIQSGWDTFGELVQPLASARPWMVTQGNHEKENIPFFKDGFESYNARWKMPYEESGSTSNLYYSFEVAGAHVVMLGSYTDYDENSDQYNWLKADLSTLDRKKTPWLLALFHVPWYNSNTAHQGEGDKMMEAMEPLLHAAGVDIIFAGHVHAYERTKRVYNGKSDPCGVVHVTIGDGGNKEGLAHKYKDPSPEWSVFREASFGHGELKIVNSTHAFWSWHRNDDDEPVRSDEVWITSLISSGCDPKDNKEAREVLWSP encoded by the exons GTGCATATTTCATTGGCTGGGAATAAACACATTCGTGTTTCGTGGATTACTAGTGACTCGTCATCTCCTTCGCTTGTTGAATATGGAACATCACCAGGAAAATACAATTTCAAGGGTCATGGAGATGCAACCTCTTACAGCTACTTATTATACAGTTCAGGGAGCATACACCATACGGTAATCGGGCCACTAGAACATAACACGGTTTACTACTATAGATGTGGAGGACAAGGGCCAGAGCAAAGTTTCAAAACCCCACCAACAGAGTTTCCGATTACATTCGCTGTGGCTGGTGATTTGGGTCAAACGGGCTGGACAAAGTCAACTTTGGACCACATCAAGTTATGTGAATATGATGTGCACCTGCTCCCTGGTGATCTGTCTTATGCAGATTACATACAGAGCGGGTGGGACACGTTTGGGGAACTGGTGCAGCCACTCGCAAGTGCGAGACCATGGATGGTGACACAAGGGAATCATGAAAAGGAAAACATACCGTTTTTTAAAGACGGGTTTGAATCGTATAATGCCAGGTGGAAAATGCCTTATGAAGAAAGTGGATCGACTTCAAATCTTTATTATTCGTTTGAAGTTGCGGGGGCTCATGTTGTCATGCTTGGTTCCTATACAGATTATGATGAGAACTCGGATCAATATAACTGGTTGAAG GCGGATCTTTCAACATTAGATCGTAAGAAAACACCATGGTTACTTGCATTATTTCATGTGCCATGGTATAACAGTAATACTGCCCATCAAGGGGAAGGGGATAAGATGATGGAAGCAATGGAACCATTACTTCATGCTGCTGGTGTTGATATTATTTTTGCTGGTCATGTGCATGCTTATGAACGCACG AAACGCGTGTACAATGGCAAATCCGACCCCTGTGGTGTTGTCCATGTTACCATTGGTGATGGAGGTAACAAAGAAGGTTTAGCACACAA GTACAAGGACCCGTCACCAGAGTGGTCTGTGTTTCGTGAAGCTAGTTTTGGTCACGGTGAGCTCAAGATAGTGAACTCGACACATGCGTTTTGGAGCTGGCACAGGAACGATGATGATGAACCCGTACGGTCTGATGAGGTATGGATAACCTCGTTAATAAGTTCGGGTTGTGATCCTAAGGATAACAAAGAAGCTAGAGAAGTACTTTGGTCCCCTTAA